Proteins co-encoded in one Spirochaetota bacterium genomic window:
- a CDS encoding DUF429 domain-containing protein encodes MEFSIKRLTLKDRVLGIDLAGSSRRNTGYAFIRNDKTVVGIIHSNEDIIQISRDFDFVFIDAPLSIPEGRKTINDRKGRHLRECDVMLKELGIKFFPITLGPMRMLTERGLVIKRELESMGKKIFETLPGALYDYFGVNRKDKHSIIELFHTLGLELESREYTQDELDAIASLLIGIYHLNEKSRVLSGKDGEIVIV; translated from the coding sequence ATGGAGTTTAGTATTAAAAGACTAACTCTTAAGGATAGGGTTTTAGGTATAGACCTTGCAGGTAGCTCTAGGAGAAATACAGGTTATGCGTTCATACGCAACGACAAAACAGTTGTTGGAATTATTCATTCCAACGAAGATATTATACAGATTTCAAGAGATTTTGACTTTGTATTCATAGATGCCCCATTGAGTATTCCTGAAGGAAGAAAGACAATAAACGATAGGAAAGGAAGACACCTAAGGGAATGTGATGTAATGCTCAAAGAACTTGGAATAAAATTCTTTCCTATAACACTGGGACCTATGAGAATGCTAACGGAGAGAGGACTTGTGATAAAAAGAGAACTGGAAAGTATGGGTAAGAAAATTTTTGAGACACTACCGGGCGCCCTGTATGATTACTTTGGAGTAAATAGGAAGGATAAGCATAGTATTATAGAACTATTCCATACATTAGGTCTAGAATTGGAATCTAGAGAATACACTCAAGATGAACTTGATGCTATTGCATCTTTACTGATTGGAATATACCACCTTAACGAAAAATCAAGAGTATTGTCTGGAAAAGATGGTGAGATAGTGATAGTGTAG